Proteins from one Cryptomeria japonica chromosome 4, Sugi_1.0, whole genome shotgun sequence genomic window:
- the LOC131065442 gene encoding probable indole-3-acetic acid-amido synthetase GH3.1: protein MVFNCDNDKKALDFIENVTIHTDQVQAQVLSEILTRNANTEYLKRYDLNGRTDRDSFKKLLPAITYEDLQPDIVRIANGDKSPILSSHPVSEFLTSSGTSAGERKLMPTIEEELDRRTLLYSLLMPVMNQYIKGLDKGKGMYFLFIKSETKTPGGLVARPVLTSYYKSRHFREKPFDPYNVYTSPMEAILCPDSHQSMYAQLLCGLAQNKQVLRAGAVFASGLLRAIHFLEQHWRSLCHDIRMGSPSEEDVTDPSIRKAVMNILNPDPEMADLMERECSKESWEGIIKRLWPNTKYLEVIVTGAMAQYIPTLDFYSGRLPQLCTMYASSECYFGLNLHPVSKPSEVSYTIMPNMGYFEFIPLPGDNHSGKINNQPDLVELADVKVGEEYELVVTTYAGLYRYRVGDVLRVTGFHNSAPQFHFVCRKNVMLSIDSDKTDEVELQKAMDKATKHLESYGARVIEYTSYADVSTIPGHYVLFWELNSATHVEVPGEVLQQCCLTVEESLNSVYRQGRAADKSIGPLEIKIVESGTFDELMDYALSRGASINQYKAPRCVKFAPIVELLDSRVTASYFSPKCPKWTPARTNWDTTKTF, encoded by the exons ATGGTTTTTAATTG TGATAATGATAAGAAAGCTCTGGATTTTATTGAGAATGTCACCATACATACTGATCAAGTGCAGGCTCAAGTGCTTTCTGAGATTTTGACGAGGAACGCTAATACAGAATACCTTAAGCGCTATGACCTCAATGGTCGCACTGATAGGGACTCTTTCAAAAAACTGTTACCCGCGATTACATATGAGGATCTACAGCCTGATATTGTGCGGATCGCTAACGGGGATAAGTCTCCTATTCTTTCATCTCATCCAGTCTCCGAATTTCTCACCAG CTCCGGAACATCTGCTGGAGAGCGCAAGCTGATGCCCACAATCGAAGAGGAGTTAGACCGAAGAACTCTTCTCTATAGCCTTCTCATGCCTGTTATGAACCA GTATATAAAGGGGCTggacaagggaaaaggtatgtaCTTCCTCTTCATCAAATCTGAAACCAAGACTCCTGGCGGATTAGTGGCTCGGCCAGTTCTAACGAGCTACTACAAGAGCCGACACTTCAGAGAAAAGCCTTTTGATCCCTACAATGTCTACACCAGCCCCATGGAGGCCATTTTGTGCCCCGATTCCCACCAGAGCATGTACGCTCAACTCCTCTGCGGCCTTGCCCAAAACAAGCAAGTTCTTAGAGCAGGAGCCGTCTTCGCCTCGGGCTTGCTCAGAGCAATTCATTTCCTCGAACAGCACTGGCGATCGCTTTGCCATGATATTCGAATGGGAAGCCCGAGCGAGGAAGACGTGACCGATCCTTCAATAAGAAAGGCCGTTATGAACATATTGAATCCCGATCCTGAGATGGCAGATCTCATGGAACGTGAGTGCTCGAAGGAGTCATGGGAGGGAATAATCAAGCGGCTGTGGCCCAACACAAAGTACCTGGAAGTGATCGTGACAGGCGCCATGGCCCAGTACATCCCCACCCTTGATTTCTACAGCGGCCGACTCCCTCAGTTGTGCACGATGTACGCTTCCTCCGAGTGCTACTTCGGCCTCAATCTCCATCCGGTTAGCAAACCGTCGGAAGTATCGTACACTATCATGCCCAATATGGGCTACTTCGAATTCATTCCCCTTCCCGGAGACAAtcacagtggtaaaatcaacaatcAGCCAGATCTGGTGGAGCTCGCTGACGTCAAAGTAGGTGAAGAGTATGAACTCGTGGTAACCACATACGCAG GGCTGTATCGTTACAGAGTAGGAGACGTGCTCAGGGTGACCGGCTTCCACAACTCTGCGCCGCAGTTCCATTTCGTGTGCCGGAAAAATGTGATGTTGAGCATTGACTCAGACAAAACTGACGAAGTGGAGCTGCAAAAAGCTATGGACAAGGCAACAAAGCATCTGGAGAGTTACGGAGCTCGAGTGATAGAGTACACCAGCTACGCAGACGTATCTACCATTCCGGGGCATTACGTTCTCTTCTGGGAGCTGAACAGTGCAACGCATGTGGAAGTGCCTGGTGAGGTGTTGCAGCAGTGTTGTCTGACTGTGGAGGAGAGTTTAAATTCGGTGTACAGGCAAGGCAGGGCCGCTGACAAATCCATCGGGCCCCTGGAGataaaaatagtagaaagtggGACATTTGATGAATTGATGGATTATGCCCTTAGCCGAGGGGCATCTATCAATCAATACAAGGCACCTCGCTGCGTCAAGTTCGCTCCAATAGTGGAGCTTCTCGATTCCAGAGTCACAGCCTCCTATTTCAGCCCCAAATGTCCCAAATGGACACCTGCACGTACCAACTGGGATACTACTAAAACTTTCTAA